The genomic stretch CGTGTTGACCGGTGTTCCTTGAAACGTAACTTGTGCCATTGTGCTGTTCCTCCTGTTGAATGAATATATTTGAGCGGTTGATGGTTGGAGTACAAAAGATAAAAAGAAACGACCAAACTCGCTGGCAGTAGACTGCCGAGTAGCCTGTTAGCCTGTTGGTGCGTCTTGTTAGGATTCAGCTCTTTGTTAAAGAAACTTTTAAAGAAAAACAAACAGTTTTAGGCAGAAAAAGTCAAGGAGAAACAGCAGGCGGAGTATTTCTTACTCATGCCGCAGGGGATCAATAGTGGGTAAATTGGGGGACACTCGATTCGGCGAGGAAATAAGCGAAATACTCGGGCATCACGTGCTCTAGGGAAAGCCGGGCGACCGAGGAAGAAATCTGTTATTGGCAAATGTAATAAATAAAAAAATGTGACCTGTCCCTAATTTTACACGTACTTTCTTAAAAAATAGCCCTTGTAGGAGAAGTGGAACAACGGTAAAATATCCTTACTTGAAAAAAAGGTAACAAATCGCAACCACATACAAAAGGAGAGCTGCTATGGATTGGGCCGCAGTAATCAACAATCCCTTTCTACAAAACCTGCCCTTCAAGATCGAACTCAATAAATGGGGACAGGTTTTGATGACTCCGGCAAGTAACAGCCACGGAAGACATCAATTCAACGTTGGTGACAGGATAAAAACCGGAAAAAAGGGTCACGGACAGGTCATCATGGAGTGCTCGATCCAAACCAGCCAAGGCGTTAAAGTGGCGGATGTCGCCTGGGCCAGTGAAGAATTTATCAAAGAAAACGGTTTTGTCACCCCGTATTCAATGGCCCCGGAAATTTGCGTCGAAATCATCTCTCCCTCGAATTCAAAGGGAGAAATCGAAGAAAAAATTGAATTATATCTGGCCAAGGGCGCACATGAGGTTTGGATTGTCAATGATAAAGGAAAAACTCGCTACTACAAATACAAAGGAGAGATTCCTAAATCCTCAGAAGTCTCGACCGATTAACTCGACTTCTCTTCAGGACAGTAGTTTTGATGGGGAAAATGCACCTTACGCCTGAACCAGAGCAGGAAGCTCATTTCTGCCAAGCACGAACAACAAGAGGCCATTCCACCTGCTTTGCTTTATCAGAAGCTTCTCAAGCCTGCGTCATTTCCTGTGCTATCCCAGTAACAGGATCCTTCCCCTTGATCAATTGCGTCAGACTCGATCGATCTTGTCAAGAAAATCCATTAGATTGGGGCGACTGAAATCAATCGAGTCTGACCCTATTGATAGGGAGTCCTCGTCTATGACATAGAGAATGGTCGTGGTACGACATAGGGAATGGTTTTGGAAAAAGCACTCTCTATGTTTTTCCGGGAGAAGCAGTGAGGGCGGAAAACGACGAGCTGCTTTGCTGTGTTTTCTCTGTTGACACGGGGGGATATGTTGCGTAAGCTGGGTGACTGTAAAATTTTGACGTTACGGAATTTGCTCCTGCCGAGAGCATGGGAAGTTTTTGCTTATCAATATTTTTTTTATGCCTACAAGATGAATATAGAAAACATTATCGGATGGCTAAAGCTGTCGGTAAAGCACATTTTTCCCGTCTTTCTTATAACAGGTGTACTGCTGTTTATTCCAACAGCCCAGCTCACAACATTTGGAGTTGATGTTTTTGTCACAACGTATCGCATGTGGATTGGCTTGGCATTCCTTACATCAGGGACGTTGCTCATTAGTCACTTTGTGTTTTGGTTAAAAGACAAGTTAGTTGAGTGGTGGCGTATTCGCAATCTTAAGAGAACGCTGCTGAATCTGAGTCCAGAGGAGAAAAGCATTCTTGCTGATTATATACTTTTGCAAACAAAGAGCCAGCAGCTTTCCTTCTTAGGCGGGATAGCTAATGGTCTTGAACGTAACCATCTTATCTATAGGTCTTCAAATTTAGGTTCTATATATGGTTTTGCTTATAATATACAACCGTGGGCTTGGGAGGAATTTAACAAGCATCCACAGTTACTTGAACCACAATTGAGCAGTAGACGACAAGAGTTGAAGGGATCGGGTAAATTGGGTTAAAGAACGAGGTCTAACACATTGTTTTAGATATATTTCCAAGCAAATCGAGTAAATCGGGGGCAAACCACGTTTCCCTCCAGCTCTATACCAGCTCTACTCATGCCGCAAAGCATCAATAGGATCAAGCCGAGCCGCCTTCAAAGCCGGGAAATAGCCGAACACCACTCCGACAGCTGCGGAAAAGAGAAAGGCAATGCCGATGATCTTCAGATCAAGGATAAAGGGGATTCCCATCATATGAGTGAGGCCGAAGGACGCGCCCAGGGCTAGGATGATCCCAAAGATGCCACCAAAGGAGGAGAGTACCACCGCCTCGGTCAGAAACTGGAGCAGCACCTCGTGCTCAAAAGCCCCGATGGCCAGCCGGATGCCGATCTCACGGGTACGTTCCGTCACCGAAACCAGCATGATATTCATGATGCCGATACCGCCCACCAGCAGGCTGACCGCAGCCACTGAACTGAGCAGGGTGGTCATGGTCTTGGTGGTGCCGGTAAGCATGGCGGCCAGCTCCTTGGTGTCTCTGATACTGAAATTATCCTCTTCATTGGCCGACAGATGCCGCCGTTTGCGCAGCAAGGCGGTCAGGTCTTCGGCGACCCTTTCCGTGGACACCCCGTCCATCACCGAAAGCTGGATCGAGGAGACATCCCGGTTGCCGGTGAATCTGCGCTGCACTGCGGGCAGGGGCATGATGATCAGGTCGTCCTGATCACGGCCCATGCTGGACTGGCCCTTTTCCCGCAGCAGGCCGATCACCTTGCAGGAGACCTTGCCTAAGCGGATATTCCTGCCCACCGGGTCTTCGTCGGGAAAGAGATTTTTGTTCACTGTCTGACCGATGACACAGACCGCCTTTCCTCCCAGTTCTTCGGCCGGTTCAAAAATCCTGCCGCTCTCAATTTCCCAGTTGCGTACCGTGAAAAAATCGTTGCTGCTGCCCGTTATACCGGTGGACCAGTTCCGGTTTCCGGCCACAGCGGTTGTGCCGGCGGAGCAGACCGGAGCGACCCCGTTCAGCGAAATAATCTCCTTGCGGATAGCCTGGACATCCCGCAGATTGAACTTGGGTGCTAAATCGCGGGAAGGCCCCCGGTGCTGACCCGGTGAGAGCATCAGGACGTTCGTGCCCATTGCCGCGATCTGGCCGGTAACCTGGGCCGTGGTGCCGTTACCGATGGTCACCAGAGTGATAACCGCAGCCACCCCGATGATGATGCCGAGCACGGTCAGGACAGAGCGCATGACATTGCGCCGGATGTCGCGTAGGGCCAGCAGGATCATTTTCAAAAACATTCAGCCTTCCTCCTTTTCAGCATCAGATGCCACCTGGCCGTCGACAAAACGGATAATCCTCTTGGTATAGGCGGCCATCTCCGATTCATGGGTGACCATGACAATAGTAATCCCCTTATCTCGGTTCAACCCCACCAGTAACTCCATAATCTCGTGACTGCGGGAGGTGTCCAGGTTGCCGGTGGGTTCATCGGCAAACAAGATCGCAGGCTCAGTGACGATGGCCCGGGCAATGGCCACCCGCTGCTGCTGGCCGCCGGAAAGCTCGCCCGGCGTGTGTACTTCCCGGCCCTCCAGCCCGACAACCTTGAGGGCCTGCCGGGCCATTTCCCGCCGTTGACGGCCCGGAGTGCCCCGATACACCAGAGGCAGTTCAACATTTTCCAGGGCCGAGGTTCGGTTAAGGAGGTTGAAGCCCTGGAAGACAAAGCCGAGATAAAAACGGCGGAGCATGGCCAACTGCTTGCGGCTCAGCTCACTGACCTCCACCCCGCCAAAACGGTATTGACCAGAGGTCGGTGTGTCCAGGCAACCGAGGATATTCATGCAGGTGGACTTTCCGGAACCGCTGGGCCCCATGATGGCGACGAAATCACCCTTGCCGATATCCAGATCCACCCCGTGCAGGGCATAGGTCCGGGCCTGGCCGATGCCGTAGGCCTTGGTGATATCCCGGAGGCTGATCAGCGGGGCACTCATCTCGCTTTTCCGCCGCTCAGGGCGGCTGTAATGACCTGTTCACCCGGCCTGAGATCTCCTTCCAGAATTGCTGTGCCGCTGCCGTCTGTGAATCCGGTTTTGACCTTTACTTGACGAGGCTGCCCGTCCTTGAGCAGCACCCAAACGCTCTGCTGGCTGTTTTTCTTTTTCGCAGGCGGAGATTGCCGGTTTCTTCTTGGTCGCCGGGGCATGATGGCGCTCAGCAGAGAAGGTTTCTTTTTTTGCCCGCTCTTCATAGACGGTGGACTGAAGCGCAGGGCCGCATTGGGTACAGTCAGGGCCTGTTCCACCTTTTGCACCACGATTTCAGCGGTGGCGGTCATACCCGGCCTGAGAGCCAGATCCGTATTATCCACCATGAGCACGGTCTCATAGGTCACCACCCCGTCAGTGACGGTTGAGGCGAAGCGTACCTGCCGAATCACTGCGGAGAACTTACGCTCAGGATAGGCATCCACGGTAAAGACCGCTTCCTGTCCCTCCTTGACTTGGCCGATATCCGCCTCATCAACCGCCACATGCAGTTCCATCTTGGTCAAGTCTTCAGCAAGTTTGAACAGCACCGGCGCGGAAAAGGAGGCAGCCACAGTCTGACCCTTCTCAATATTCCGGCTCAGGACAATGCCGTTGACTGGGGAGATGATTTCTGCCTTGGCTAATTCGTTCAGGGTGATATCCAGCCGTGCTTGGACTTCGGCAACCCCGGCCTCTGCGCTGGCCTTGTCTGCCCTGGCCCGTGCCGCTGCGGCCTTGGCACTGTCCATTTCCGCCTTTGCAGGCAGCTTGCCCTTGCTTAAGGTGTGGACCTTTTCCAGCTGGCGAAGTTTAGCCGCTGTTTCGTTGATGGTTGCTTGAGCCTGGGCCACTTTGGCCTTTGCCGCCTGAAAAGAGGCTTGGGTCTGTTTGACCTGGGCTTCAAGTTTGGATACATCCAGTCGGGCCAGCACCTGTCCCTCGGTGACTTGATCATTAAAATCCACCAGCACCGCCTCGATATTGCCGGAAAGCTCGCTGCCCACATCCACTTCATTGGTCGGTTCCAGGGTGCCGGTTGCCGTCACCGTAACGACCAAATCAGCAATACTGACCGCTTCTGTCTTATAGCTCATCTCCGGCCCTCCGCCTTCCGTTCCCTGCTGGTGAAAATAAAGAAAAGCACCGGCAGCACAACAGAGCAGCAGAACCAGCAGACAGAATCGACATTTTCCGCCTTTCTTGCGGGATGATTGCAGGACTGCGGCAATGTCCAGTTCTGTTTCTTTTGCGCTCATCAGATGTTCTCCTTCGAGGTTATTGCATCCGCAGGGTCTGCCGGGCAGCAGGGCCAACCGCCGCCCAAGGCCTTGTACAGGCGGATGAAATTGATCGCCATATTGCCCTCACTGCCAGCCAGCTTATTAGTAAAGGAGAGCAGGGTCTGCTGGGTTGTCAGCACGGTGGTAAAATCAATAAGACCGGCCTGATATTTTTTCTCTGCCAGCTTAGCCGCATGTTCCGCCTCTTTGACCGCTCTGACCAAGGAAGCTTTTCTGCCCTGTTCGTTGACATAGGCGGTCAGAGCATTTTCAATCTCTTCTTGAGCAGCGAGTACCGCAGCTTCATATTCGATCAACGCCTGCTTTTGCTGAGAGGTCTGTACCTGAATATTTTTTCGGATTGCTCCGGCATCAAACAGATGCCAGGATGCACTCAACCCGGCCTGTTCTGCCCAGAAGGCAGGACTGAAGAGATTTTCGGCAAAGTGAGCCACGGATATACCGTTAATGCCAATGACCCCGCTCAGCCGAAGTTTCGGGTACAGCTCTGCGGTGGCTACCCCGACCCGCGCGGTCTGGGCAATGAGTTCGCTTTCCGCTCTGCGAATATCAGGCCGACGGCGAAGAATATCAGCAGGGATCCCCACAGCTACGGTTGCCGGAATTTTGGGAATGTTTTTTTCCGTTTTGAGTTCATCATGCAGGGTGCCTGGGGGCTCGCCGAGCAGAACAGCCAGCCGGTTCATGGAAGACATGATGGAGGTCTCCAGGGCAGGGATCTGCGCCTCAGAGCTTTCCAGATTATATTGCGCCTGATGCAGGGCCAGTTCATCATCCAGACCGGCTTCATGCTGCCACTGCACCAGCTGCCGGGTTTCGCGCTGTATGGCAAGACTTTTGCGCACATTGAGCAGCTGAACTTGGGAACTGCGCAGTTCGACGTAGTTCAAAGCGACCTCGGCTGTCAGGGAGACCAGCACATCCCGTAGGTTTTCTTGACCGGTTTGCAGATCAGCGTCTGCTGCTTCAAGAGAGCGATGGACGCTGCCGAACAGATCAGCCTCCCAGCCCGCATTAAGGCCGGTGCCGTAGTTTTCGCCAGAACTCTCGTTGCCGTCACGCTTCCAGGAAGCAGACCCTGTAGCATCTAAGGACGGAAATTTGGCTGTAGTCTGGATTTCTCGTTGGAGGCGGGCCTGCTCTACTCGTTCCGCTGCGGTTTTCAGATCAAGATTGCCGTTCACAGCCCGTGTTATCAGGGAGGAGAGCTGCTCATCTTCTAGCATCTCCCACCATGATGCCAATTGCCGGGGATCAGCCTGTTCTGCCTGTAACCCTTTGAGTAGGGGAGAGTGCCACTGTTCAGCCAGACAAAGTTCTGGCTTTTGATAATCTGGCCCAACCACTGCACAGGCAGTCAGGATCTGAAAAAGAAGACCGTACAAGAGCACGGAACTGAAGGGATATTTTTTCATGCTGTTTAAATATTTGCCTAGGCAGGTTCAGGAACGCATGCCTTCATTTTCCGGCAGTACATTCTTTTGTTATCATTATACATCTTAGCGGAGACCTTGGCTGCTTTAATAATCCCAACCGCCGAATAGCTGGCAAGCAGGAGGTAAACCGGCAAGAGAATGTTTTTTATGGAAGGAACAGTTCCTTTGCAAGGAGCTGGTCAATCCCTGTACCTT from Candidatus Electrothrix communis encodes the following:
- a CDS encoding Uma2 family endonuclease, which gives rise to MDWAAVINNPFLQNLPFKIELNKWGQVLMTPASNSHGRHQFNVGDRIKTGKKGHGQVIMECSIQTSQGVKVADVAWASEEFIKENGFVTPYSMAPEICVEIISPSNSKGEIEEKIELYLAKGAHEVWIVNDKGKTRYYKYKGEIPKSSEVSTD
- a CDS encoding super-infection exclusion protein B gives rise to the protein MLRKLGDCKILTLRNLLLPRAWEVFAYQYFFYAYKMNIENIIGWLKLSVKHIFPVFLITGVLLFIPTAQLTTFGVDVFVTTYRMWIGLAFLTSGTLLISHFVFWLKDKLVEWWRIRNLKRTLLNLSPEEKSILADYILLQTKSQQLSFLGGIANGLERNHLIYRSSNLGSIYGFAYNIQPWAWEEFNKHPQLLEPQLSSRRQELKGSGKLG
- a CDS encoding ABC transporter permease gives rise to the protein MFLKMILLALRDIRRNVMRSVLTVLGIIIGVAAVITLVTIGNGTTAQVTGQIAAMGTNVLMLSPGQHRGPSRDLAPKFNLRDVQAIRKEIISLNGVAPVCSAGTTAVAGNRNWSTGITGSSNDFFTVRNWEIESGRIFEPAEELGGKAVCVIGQTVNKNLFPDEDPVGRNIRLGKVSCKVIGLLREKGQSSMGRDQDDLIIMPLPAVQRRFTGNRDVSSIQLSVMDGVSTERVAEDLTALLRKRRHLSANEEDNFSIRDTKELAAMLTGTTKTMTTLLSSVAAVSLLVGGIGIMNIMLVSVTERTREIGIRLAIGAFEHEVLLQFLTEAVVLSSFGGIFGIILALGASFGLTHMMGIPFILDLKIIGIAFLFSAAVGVVFGYFPALKAARLDPIDALRHE
- a CDS encoding ABC transporter ATP-binding protein, with product MSAPLISLRDITKAYGIGQARTYALHGVDLDIGKGDFVAIMGPSGSGKSTCMNILGCLDTPTSGQYRFGGVEVSELSRKQLAMLRRFYLGFVFQGFNLLNRTSALENVELPLVYRGTPGRQRREMARQALKVVGLEGREVHTPGELSGGQQQRVAIARAIVTEPAILFADEPTGNLDTSRSHEIMELLVGLNRDKGITIVMVTHESEMAAYTKRIIRFVDGQVASDAEKEEG
- a CDS encoding efflux RND transporter periplasmic adaptor subunit, with protein sequence MSAKETELDIAAVLQSSRKKGGKCRFCLLVLLLCCAAGAFLYFHQQGTEGGGPEMSYKTEAVSIADLVVTVTATGTLEPTNEVDVGSELSGNIEAVLVDFNDQVTEGQVLARLDVSKLEAQVKQTQASFQAAKAKVAQAQATINETAAKLRQLEKVHTLSKGKLPAKAEMDSAKAAAARARADKASAEAGVAEVQARLDITLNELAKAEIISPVNGIVLSRNIEKGQTVAASFSAPVLFKLAEDLTKMELHVAVDEADIGQVKEGQEAVFTVDAYPERKFSAVIRQVRFASTVTDGVVTYETVLMVDNTDLALRPGMTATAEIVVQKVEQALTVPNAALRFSPPSMKSGQKKKPSLLSAIMPRRPRRNRQSPPAKKKNSQQSVWVLLKDGQPRQVKVKTGFTDGSGTAILEGDLRPGEQVITAALSGGKAR
- a CDS encoding efflux transporter outer membrane subunit, encoding MKKYPFSSVLLYGLLFQILTACAVVGPDYQKPELCLAEQWHSPLLKGLQAEQADPRQLASWWEMLEDEQLSSLITRAVNGNLDLKTAAERVEQARLQREIQTTAKFPSLDATGSASWKRDGNESSGENYGTGLNAGWEADLFGSVHRSLEAADADLQTGQENLRDVLVSLTAEVALNYVELRSSQVQLLNVRKSLAIQRETRQLVQWQHEAGLDDELALHQAQYNLESSEAQIPALETSIMSSMNRLAVLLGEPPGTLHDELKTEKNIPKIPATVAVGIPADILRRRPDIRRAESELIAQTARVGVATAELYPKLRLSGVIGINGISVAHFAENLFSPAFWAEQAGLSASWHLFDAGAIRKNIQVQTSQQKQALIEYEAAVLAAQEEIENALTAYVNEQGRKASLVRAVKEAEHAAKLAEKKYQAGLIDFTTVLTTQQTLLSFTNKLAGSEGNMAINFIRLYKALGGGWPCCPADPADAITSKENI